A single region of the Chloroflexota bacterium genome encodes:
- a CDS encoding electron transfer flavoprotein subunit beta/FixA family protein: MKIVVTVKQVPDPDIPPTHFKVDEAARTVVPPSGVAPVMNGYDGNALEAGLRLKEKYGGTVTVVTIGASEARDTLKRAIAMGADGAVHVNDPQLASADSSTIVATLAAAIKKIGEFDLILAGRQASDTDAGQVPLGVAELLGLPSVAPVIAIEQAGAGLKVNRLGDDGYEVVEVGLPALLAVSSEIGEPRYPPLRGIMAAGRAKIPEWTAADLGIDPAATKRSTLRRLYVEQREARVELIEADTPEEAGVQLANRLRDAKLI; this comes from the coding sequence ATGAAGATTGTCGTCACGGTCAAGCAGGTTCCCGACCCGGACATCCCACCTACGCACTTCAAAGTCGATGAGGCTGCGCGCACGGTCGTGCCGCCGTCAGGGGTCGCGCCCGTCATGAACGGCTACGATGGGAACGCGCTCGAAGCCGGCCTGCGGCTCAAGGAAAAGTACGGCGGCACCGTCACGGTCGTCACCATCGGTGCATCTGAGGCCCGCGACACGCTCAAGCGCGCGATTGCGATGGGCGCTGACGGGGCAGTCCACGTCAACGATCCGCAGCTTGCGAGCGCCGACAGCTCGACCATCGTTGCCACCCTGGCCGCTGCCATCAAGAAGATCGGCGAGTTCGACCTGATCCTCGCCGGCCGCCAGGCGAGCGACACCGACGCCGGCCAGGTGCCGCTCGGCGTCGCGGAGCTGCTCGGGCTGCCGTCCGTCGCACCGGTCATCGCCATCGAGCAGGCCGGCGCCGGCCTGAAGGTGAACCGGCTGGGCGACGACGGCTACGAGGTCGTCGAGGTCGGGTTGCCGGCCCTGCTGGCCGTCTCCAGCGAGATCGGCGAGCCGCGCTACCCGCCGTTGCGCGGGATCATGGCGGCCGGCCGCGCCAAGATCCCGGAGTGGACGGCGGCGGACCTCGGCATCGATCCCGCGGCCACGAAGCGGTCGACGCTCCGGCGGCTCTACGTCGAGCAGCGCGAGGCGCGGGTCGAGCTGATCGAGGCCGACACGCCCGAAGAGGCCGGCGTCCAGCTTGCCAATCGCCTGCGCGACGCGAAACTGATCTAG
- a CDS encoding electron transfer flavoprotein subunit alpha/FixB family protein: protein MSEKGGVLIVAETAEGGLAPISAELLAAAQQLAGSLGVSTTALLVGSGLGAAADELAALGPGSVLVADDDRLADLQPDVVVSTLAAAVAACEPKVVLFGHTSAFRESAVRLAYRLGAAITTDATAVRVEDGTVVLTKPVYGGAAIAEYASDGPLTIATVRPRVYEAVTGGGSEAAIEALTLPADLASRTRVLENVREAASSGPRLKDAKIVVSGGRGVGGPENWPSVEEAAAALGAAVGATRAVTDAGWVPPTHQVGLTGTTISPDLYVTVAISGAVQHIAGCSGSRNIVAINKDPDANIFRHARFGVVGDYAKVLPAFTRRVKELRG from the coding sequence ATGTCTGAGAAGGGCGGCGTCCTGATCGTCGCCGAAACAGCCGAGGGCGGCCTCGCGCCGATCTCTGCCGAGCTGCTGGCGGCAGCGCAGCAACTCGCAGGGAGCCTCGGCGTCTCGACCACCGCCCTGCTGGTCGGCAGCGGCCTGGGTGCCGCCGCCGATGAGCTTGCCGCACTCGGTCCGGGCAGCGTCCTGGTGGCCGACGACGACCGGCTGGCTGATCTGCAGCCGGATGTCGTCGTCTCGACGCTCGCGGCGGCCGTCGCGGCCTGCGAGCCGAAGGTCGTGCTGTTTGGCCACACCAGCGCGTTCCGCGAGAGCGCCGTGCGCCTCGCGTACCGTCTGGGCGCGGCGATCACGACCGACGCGACCGCCGTCCGGGTGGAAGACGGCACTGTCGTCCTGACGAAGCCGGTCTACGGCGGGGCTGCCATCGCAGAGTACGCCAGCGACGGCCCGCTGACCATCGCCACCGTCCGGCCGCGCGTCTACGAAGCCGTCACCGGCGGCGGCAGCGAGGCCGCCATCGAAGCCTTGACCCTGCCCGCCGACCTCGCCTCGCGGACGCGGGTGCTGGAGAACGTCCGCGAGGCCGCGTCGAGCGGTCCGCGCCTGAAGGATGCGAAGATCGTCGTGTCGGGTGGGCGTGGTGTGGGCGGCCCGGAGAACTGGCCGTCCGTCGAGGAGGCGGCAGCCGCGCTCGGGGCGGCCGTGGGCGCGACCCGCGCCGTCACGGATGCCGGCTGGGTGCCGCCGACCCATCAGGTCGGCCTGACCGGCACGACGATCTCGCCAGATCTGTACGTGACCGTGGCCATCTCGGGAGCCGTCCAGCACATCGCAGGCTGCTCCGGCTCGCGCAACATCGTGGCGATCAACAAGGATCCGGACGCCAACATCTTCCGCCACGCCCGCTTTGGCGTGGTCGGTGACTATGCGAAGGTGCTGCCGGCCTTCACGCGCCGAGTGAAGGAGCTGCGGGGTTAG
- a CDS encoding MGMT family protein, with the protein MSSEQFAEQVYALVRLVPPGRVTTYGTIGQVLGRFRSARLVGWAMRHCPDDVPAHRVVNAQGVLSGGWAFGHPSVQRALLEDEGVRFTGPVQCELARHRWPTDDEAAQLDRPADP; encoded by the coding sequence ATGTCCTCAGAGCAGTTCGCAGAGCAGGTGTACGCCCTGGTGCGTCTGGTGCCGCCCGGACGGGTCACCACCTACGGGACCATCGGGCAGGTACTCGGGCGATTCCGGAGCGCACGGCTGGTCGGCTGGGCCATGCGCCACTGTCCGGACGATGTGCCAGCCCATCGCGTGGTCAACGCCCAGGGCGTGCTCAGCGGCGGCTGGGCGTTCGGGCACCCGAGCGTGCAGCGGGCGCTGCTCGAAGACGAGGGCGTGCGTTTCACGGGGCCAGTGCAGTGCGAGCTGGCGAGACACCGCTGGCCCACCGACGACGAGGCCGCGCAGCTCGACCGGCCGGCCGATCCGTGA